Proteins from a genomic interval of Medicago truncatula cultivar Jemalong A17 chromosome 3, MtrunA17r5.0-ANR, whole genome shotgun sequence:
- the LOC11415152 gene encoding putative disease resistance protein At3g14460 — protein sequence MAELVGGAVLSSFFPVILKRIGSRDFKDLFNKKLVEKLEVTLNSIDQLLNDAETKKYQNQNVKKWFDNLKHEVYEVDQLLDEIDTNVKLKSKDMLGSKVKYLLSAITNPFESRIKELLGKLKYLAEQKGDLGLTQRSCTSYEGAVSPQSSKRSPTASLVDESSIRGREGEKEEIINYLLSYKDNGNQVSTISIVGLGGMGKTTLAQLVYNDCRIQEKFEIKAWVHVSKYFDVIGLTKIIIGKFDSAANSEDLELLQRQLQKILTAKNYLLVVDDVWKLNEESWETLLLPFNQGSSTSKIIVTTRDKNVASIVKSTKLFDLKQLEKSDSWSLFSTLAFHGKNASEYPKLESIGKKIVDKCGGLPLAVKTLGNLLRKKFSKHEWEKILEADMWRLADGDGDSNINSALRLSYHNLPSSLKRCFAYCSVFPRGFEFDRDELIKLWMAEGLLKYCGRDKSEEELGNEFMDYLESISFFEQLNYDGRTRFLMHDLVNDLAKSESQEFCLQIESDNLQDITERTRHIRCNLDFKDGEQILKHIYKFKGLRSLLVVRPKYGQERFMISNNVQRDLFSKLKYLRMLSFCYCELKELAGEIRNLKLLRYLDMRGTQIKRLPDSICNLYNLETLILEKCYELTELPSNFYKLVSLRHLNLEGCNIKKMPKKIGRLNHLQTLSHFVVGEQSGSDITELGNLNHLQGKLCISGLEHVISLEDAAAAKLKDKEHVEELNMEWSYKFNTNGRESDVFEALQPNSNLEKLNIKHYKGNSFPSWLRACHLSNLVSLQLDGCGLCPRLEQLPSLRKLSVCDCDEIKIIDQEFYDNDSTIVPFRSLEVLKFEKMNNWEKWFCLEGFPLLKKISIRKCPKLKKAVLPKHLTSLQKLEISYCNKLEELLCLGEFPLLKEIYIFDCPKLKRALPQHLPSLQKLHVFDCNELEKWFCLEGIPLLKEISIRNCPKLKRALLPQHLPSLQKLKICDCNKLEELLCLGEFPLLKEISISDCPELKRALPQHLPSLQNLEIWDCNKLEELLCLGEFPLLKEISIRNCPELKRALPQHLPSLQNLEIWDCNKLEELLCLGEFPLLKEISIRNCPELKRALPQHLPSLQKLQIWDCNKMEASIPKSDNMIELDIQRCDRILVNELPTSLKRLLLCDNQYTEFSVDQNLINFPFLEELELAGSVKCPSLDLSCYNSLQRLSIEGWGSSSLPLELHLFTSLRSLYLDDCPELESFPMGGLPSNLRDLRIHNCPKLIGSREEWGLFQLNSLKWFSVSDEFENVESFPEENLLPPTLKDLYLINCSKLRKMNKKGFLHLKSLNKLYIRNCPSLESLPEKEDLPNSLSSFYFGHSQLWNNKGEV from the coding sequence ATGGCAGAGCTGGTTGGCGGAGCAGTTCTTTCGTCATTCTTTCCAGTCATTCTTAAGAGAATTGGCTCAAGAGATTTCAAAGACCTCTTCAATAAAAAGTTGGTTGAGAAACTTGAAGTCACACTGAATTCTATCGATCAATTGTTGAATGATGCAGAGACAAAGAAgtaccaaaaccaaaatgtgAAGAAGTGGTTTGATAATCTAAAACATGAGGTATATGAAGTAGATCAATTGTTGGATGAGATTGATACAAATGTAAAACTCAAGAGCAAGGATATGTTGGGATCAAAGGTTAAATACTTGCTTTCAGCTATCACTAATCCATTTGAATCTAGGATCAAAGAGTTGCTAGGCAAGCTAAAATATCTTGCAGAGCAAAAGGGTGATTTGGGATTGACACAAAGAAGTTGCACTAGTTATGAAGGCGCGGTTAGCCCACAATCCTCAAAAAGATCTCCAACTGCATCTTTGGTGGATGAATCTTCCATACGTGGTAGAGAAggtgaaaaagaagaaataattaaCTATTTGCTGTCTTACAAGGACAATGGCAACCAAGTATCAACTATCAGCATAGTTGGTTTGGGTGGGATGGGAAAGACCACCCTTGCTCAGCTTGTCTACAATGATTGCAGAATACAAGAGAAGTTTGAGATTAAAGCTTGGGTCCATGTATCTAAGTATTTTGATGTTATTGGACTTACCAAAATAATCATTGGGAAGTTTGATTCTGCAGCAAATAGCGAAGACTTAGAACTACTCCAACGGCAActacaaaaaatattaacagCCAAGAACTATCTACTTGTTGTGGATGATGTCTGGAAACTGAATGAGGAAAGTTGGGAGACGTTACTACTTCCTTTTAACCAAGGATCTTCTACGAGTAAGATTATTGTGACAACACGCGATAAAAATGTAGCATCAATTGTGAAATCTACAAAGTTATTTGATTTGAAACAATTGGAGAAGAGTGACAGTTGGAGTTTATTTTCCACACTTGCTTTTCACGGCAAAAATGCAAGCGAATACCCAAAACTTGAATCAATTGGCAAAAAGATTGTAGATAAGTGTGGAGGGTTGCCTTTAGCTGTGAAAACATTGGGGAACCTCTTGCGGAAAAAATTCTCTAAACATGAATGGGAAAAGATACTAGAGGCTGACATGTGGCGCTTAGctgatggtgatggtgatagTAACATTAACTCGGCTTTGAGATTGAGTTACCATAACCTCCCTTCCAGTTTGAAACGCTGTTTTGCCTACTGTTCTGTATTTCCTAGGGGTTTTGAGTTTGACAGGGATGAATTGATCAAGCTTTGGATGGCAGAAGGTTTGCTGAAATACTGCGGAAGAGACAAAAGTGAAGAAGAATTGGGAAATGAATTCATGGATTACCTAGAGTCCATTTCATTTTTCGAACAATTAAACTATGATGGTCGTACAAGATTTCTCATGCATGATCTTGTTAATGATTTGGCAAAATCTGAGTCCCAAGAGTTTTGCTTACAAATTGAGAGTGATAATCTGCAAGATATAACTGAAAGAACACGTCACATTCGGTGCAATCTTGATTTCAAAGATGGTGAGCAAATATTAAAGCACATTTATAAGTTTAAGGGGTTACGCAGCCTGTTGGTAGTACGACCAAAGTATGGTCAAGAACGCTTCATGATAAGCAACAATGTGCAACGTGATctgttttcaaaactaaaatatcTTCGGATGTTGTCATTCTGTTATTGTGAACTCAAAGAACTAGCAGGTGAGATACGAAATCTAAAGCTGCTGCGTTATCTAGACATGAGAGGCACACAGATTAAAAGGTTGCCAGATTCTATTTGTAACCTTTATAATTTAGAGACACTAATATTGGAGAAGTGTTATGAATTGACTGAACTCCCTTCAAATTTTTACAAACTAGTCAGTTTACGCCATCTTAATCTTGAAGGCTGTAATATAAAGAAGATGCCAAAGAAGATAGGGAGGCTAAACCATCTTCAAACACTGAGTCATTTTGTTGTGGGAGAACAGAGTGGGTCTGATATTACGGAGTTGGgtaatctcaatcatcttcaagGGAAACTTTGTATTTCAGGATTGGAACATGTCATTAGTCTCGAAGATGCGGCAGCAGCAAAATTGAAAGATAAGGAACATGTAGAAGAATTAAATATGGAGTGGAGTTACAAATTTAATACCAATGGAAGAGAGTCGGATGTCTTTGAGGCTCTTCAACCAAATAGCAACTTGGAGAAGCTCAACATAAAACACTACAAAGGTAATAGCTTTCCAAGTTGGCTAAGGGCTTGTCATTTATCCAACTTAGTATCTCTTCAACTGGATGGATGTGGACTATGTCCCCGACTTGAGCAGCTCCCCTCTCTCAGAAAGCTTTCTGTTTGTGACTGTGATGAAATAAAGATCATCGATCAAGAGTTTTACGACAACGATTCGACAATTGTTCCATTTAGGTCGCTTGAAGTTTTGAAATTTGAGAAGATGAACAATTGGGAGAAATGGTTTTGTCTTGAAGGGTTTCCTTTGCTTAAAAAGATTTCTATAAGAAAATGTCCCAAATTGAAAAAGGCAGTGCTGCCTAAACACCTTACTTCTTTACAAAAGCTGGAGATTAGTTATTGCAACAAGTTGGAGGAATTGTTATGCCTTGGAGAGTTTCCTTTGCTTAAAGAGATTTATATATTCGATTGTCCCAAATTGAAAAGGGCTCTGCCACAACACCTTCCTTCTTTACAAAAACTGCATGTATTTGATTGCAACGAGTTGGAGAAATGGTTTTGTCTTGAAGGGATTCCTTTGCTTAAAGAGATTTCTATAAGAAATTGCCCCAAATTAAAAAGGGCCTTGCTACCTCAACACCTTCCTTCTTTACAAAAACTGAAGATTTGTGATTGCAACAAGTTGGAGGAATTGTTATGCCTTGGAGAGTTTCCTTTGCTTAAAGAGATTTCTATATCCGATTGTCCCGAATTGAAAAGGGCTCTGCCTCAACACCTTCCTTCTTTACAAAATCTAGAGATTTGGGATTGCAACAAGTTGGAGGAATTGTTATGCCTTGGAGAGTTTCCTTTGCTTAAAGAGATTTCTATAAGAAATTGTCCCGAATTGAAAAGGGCTCTGCCTCAACACCTTCCTTCTTTACAAAATCTAGAGATTTGGGATTGCAACAAGTTGGAGGAATTGTTATGCCTTGGAGAGTTTCCTTTGCTTAAAGAGATTTCTATAAGAAATTGTCCCGAATTGAAAAGGGCTCTGCCTCAACACCTTCCTTCTTTACAAAAACTGCAGATTTGGGATTGCAACAAGATGGAGGCATCAATTCCCAAGAGTGATAATATGATAGAGTTAGATATACAGAGATGTGATAGAATTTTGGTAAATGAATTGCCGACCAGCTTGAAAAGGTTACTCCTTTGTGATAATCAATACACGGAGTTCTCCGtggaccaaaatttaatcaattttccctttcttgaAGAGTTGGAATTGGCTGGCTCTGTGAAATGTCCTTCTTTGGATTTAAGTTGCTATAATTCTCTTCAAAGACTTTCAATAGAAGGATGGGGCTCCTCCTCCTTGCCTTTGGAACTACACTTGTTCACCAGTCTTCGTTCTCTGTATCTGGACGATTGTCCAGAGCTGGAATCGTTTCCAATGGGTGGTTTGCCTTCCAACTTGAGGGACCTCAGAATACATAATTGCCCAAAACTGATTGGTTCGAGAGAGGAGTGGGGTTTGTTCCAACTCAATTCCTTGAAATGGTTCAGTGTTAGTGATGAGTTTGAAAACGTGGAGTCGTTCCCAGAGGAGAATCTGCTGCCACCAACTCTGAAGGATCTttatttgattaattgttcaaagctaagaaaaatgaacaaaaagggTTTTCTCCACCTCAAATCTCTTAATAAGCTATATATTCGGAACTGTCCTAGTCTTGAGAGCTTGCCAGAGAAGGAGGATCTACCCAACTCCCTTTCTAGTTTCTACTTTGGTCATTCTCAACTGTGGAATAATAAAGGAGAAGTATGA